The genome window AAATAATTGTGTTCAGTTCATTGAAGTTTATCAAGAACTATTTTCTAAAGAAGAGTATAAAGAAAGCTTAGATCATATTTTTAATTCTAATTTTGTTTTGACGGATATTGGAATGAGAAATGCATTTGAAAAAGAGTTTGGAAACTCAGAATTTGTTAAAATACAACCAATGAGTCGAAAGGTTGATGATTACATTTGCATAACTCAAAAAGGGAGGGAACTAATTAGAAAATCTATTTTAATTATTGAGTAAATTTATGATAGATTATAAGTAATATATTTATATAATATATTATTAATAATATTAGTATGAATTTATTACAAATTGAATCTCATATAAATCAAGGCCAGAACCTTTTATTCTATAAAAAAGATGTTCATGATATTTATAAACAAATAAATTCCAATTTTCTGTGCGTATTCTTTAATGAGCCTACTCCTATTAAACATAGATTAATGGAATCTATTGAAACTGTGGTTAATCAAACAGAACCTTCATTAAGTCGTTTAACTTTACCAGAACTGATTAAAATTCTAATGGTAAAATTGAATTCCAAAACATTAATCATACTTTTTAATAATTTTCATATATTAACTCGTAGACTAGTGGCCACCCTACAGGAGTTGAACCGATATCAGAATATAATTTTTATCTGTAGCTTTGATAAAGACTTTAAGAGTGAGGCCTATGGTTTTTTCACTACATTTCACCTGATGAATGTGGATCAGTATAAACTGGAAACAGGAAAAGATGAAATAAATATATCCTATGCTGTGTATTTTTTTCTGGGACTGATTGGATTTTTTATCTACCTTAAAACTGCATCATCGGCCTATATGGCTGCCATGCTAATTGGAGGTATCTGGTTTGGAATGATTATTTTTAGAACATTTATTTACACGGGAGGCCGAGTATGAAAGCCTACACTCATATCATGGGAGGAATACTCTTTTTCCTTATACTAGCCTATCTACTTAATATTAGCAATCCTTTTTTAGGAGTATTCTGTGCTGCGTGGATATCAGTATTCCCCAATATTGTAGATAAGCTTACAGGTAAACCTCGTGCATGGGGCCACTCATTTTTATGGCTAATTCCTATGGCCCTTTTCGCAATTTACAGCCCATTAATAGCAACTGCATTGGTCGTTGGGTTTCTTTCACATCTTCTGATGGATAGTTTCACGGTTTATGGTGTACCTGCGCTGTATCCTTTTAAAAAATCTGGCTTTGTTTGTTTAAATAAAAAAAGAAGATTTAAAACGGGTTCTAATCAGGATAAGGCCGTATTTATTTTCTTGTTATTTTTGATTGTTCCAATTATCTTATTTACTACTGGTTTGGGTAATTTTTTTCTTGGTGAGAATATGAATGTGGCCTTTGCAGTCAGTAATCAATCAAATAACAGCTCCATCTCTCCTCAAAATAGTAATATTTATTTAAGTTTTAAACTTGATGAGGCCTGTAATAAGAACATTACTTTTGAAAAGGTCAATGAAAATAAAACTAGTATTGTGGTTCAGGATATTAATACTACAGTGAAAAAATAAAAAAATATTAATTTTATTGGAATCTTTTTTGTAATTGATTAGATATTAGTTCGTTTATATTCACTCCTTTTTGAATAGCTGTATTGTAATCTATGGATAGTTTTTGATTGTCTTTACTTATTTGCATGGCATTGGGTCTGATAAATATCCATGATGTTTGGTTTATGAATTTTAGGGCCACCCATGGTTCTGCTTTGAATTTCCAAGCGAACCTTATGAGATTTTTTATTTGGGCCGTTCTGATTATTATTCTATTATTGGTGCTTATTTTTACTTCTATGACAAATACTGACTCTCCATCTCCAACCAGTAGGTCTGGATTTCTTACGGAAGATCCTGGTAGTCTACAGGCTTCATAATCTGCTTTTTTTAGTTCTCCTACCAATTCATATTCGTGCTTTATTCCAAAATCTTTGATTCTATTAATGTTCATTTTTTTCATAATCTCCTAAGTTTTATTACTTACTATTGTATTAGTAGTAACACTTATATATGTATTACCATTATATTAAATAGTATCACTTATAGGAGGTGAAAAATCTGAACAAGACAAAAGTATTAGGACTGTTTACCATCATTTTATGTCTAATATGTGTTACAGCTCAGCCAATAAGCGCTGCTAAGACATACAATGATTATTACTGGAAAGGCAGCTACTTAAGTGCTGATGATAATGGTATTTCTTATCATTACCTCAAAAATGGTGCACCAGTTACCAGATGGACCAGAGACATACCCTCTGCAACAGTATCCATTGACAATAAATTAGTTTATGTTCTGGATAACCATAACGTACTGATAGCACTTAATAAAACCAATGGAAAAGATATTTGGACTTTAGATCTCTTTGAATCGTATAGTAAGTCCCAATTTGTTACCAAGAATTATTTACTTCTCTCCAGTCCTGAAAATGCGGCCATGATCAAATTAACTCCGGCCCACTTAGTCTGGACTAAGAGTTACAAGATAAATAATCTAGTGTTTTATGGTGCAATAAAAGCTAAAAATGGTTCTTACTACTTGATGTTAAAGAGTGCTAATAAAACGAGATTCTATAAATTGCAAGTTTAATTTATACCCACCCCCATCAATTAAACTTATTTTTTTATTTTATTTTTTTAACAAATGGGGGATTATGGTGAGGTATGGGGATATGAAGAAAAGGGATTTTTTTGGTATTCAAGGGTTTATTTTAGTATTGATTAGACAAATTTATCTTGATTTTAATGGGGAGGTTATTATTTATGAGGAAACCTAAAAAGGTGCTTATTTCAGCTGTTTGTATTCCAAAGTCTAAGCGAATTATTCGGAAAAGTAAATATTCTTATGGTGATGCTTTGGATTTTTTTGCTAGAGTTTTAACTAACAAATCTACGGGTTTGAAGTCAATTATTGATGTGACTGAGGTTGAAATTCGTGAGTTGAAGTTACATATTGAAAAACTTCAAGCAGATTTATATCATAAAGAAAGTTATCTTGAGAAATTGTTAGAAGAACTTAAGTCTGATAGAAGTTATCCAGATAGTTATCTGGAAAAAGATATTGATGATTCGATTAGGACCATAATTAAAATTGCAAATAGATTTAATTGTAATCCATTGGAAATTGATAGTTTCACAGGTTCGGATACTTTAAATTTTCATGCAAAAAAGTGTGATATTCCTGTTATTGAATTAGAACAACGTTTAGAACAAGAAAAATCAGACGAGGGTATATAATGATTTTTAATAATCATTATATATTTCCCCGAGAGTATCCTGAAAATGAAGATTATATAGTATATAACTATATAATATATAATGATATATTTTTAATACTTTTTTTACAGTATATAAAAAATTTTAAAATAACATATATATAATAATATATAATAATAAAATAATAAATATATATTATTAATTTACTATATAATAAAAAACAAAAAACCCTATATAAACTGAATTAAATCCGTGTATATGGTCTGTATGTTATTTTTCATTGCTTCTGATCCTTTTGCATTGGTTCAAACTCTCTTCATTGATCTGTTTTGGAAATGGTTTTTCTAGGAACATTTTTTTATTTGATAAGTAAAATTTCATCAAATTGTTTTCAAAACGATTATTTAATATTTTATTTTCATTAAAATAATTAAATATATTAATACAAAAAACTATTATTATATAAATATATTAATTAACATTAGGGGGTTTTATAATAGAAAATAAACAATCAAAAAATAAAAGAATCACCTTCAGCATAGATACAACACTACTTGAAAAATTCAATGAACATAACAAAGCCAAAGGATATCAAAGACTCGATGAGACCGTTATTGACTTGATTAAAAATGAATTAAAAAAATGAAATTTTAACCAATATAATTTTTCTCCAGGGAGGTTTGAAAAAATTCTTATATTTTAACATATTCTGAAAAACCATTATTTCTTAATATCTATTTAAGAACATAATATATTAACATATAAATAGATCTCATTTTAAGATAATGCGAAAATAAAATAAAAAAATAATATTCATTAGAACTCAGGAAGATCTTTCAAATTATCTGATTCTTTGTTATTTCTATCAGTTCGAATATATTTTCTTCCATTAACATGTATTACATGAACATCTTCTCCTGCATCCCATCCTGTAGAAGTTTCAAGAATTGTTATAAATGAATATTTAGCTTCTAATTTCAAAACAACATCATTACGAGACCAAGTTTCAGGATTATGAACTTCATTGTCAATAATTTTATGGACTTTAACCTGATCAATATGACTTCTTTTCTGATAGTATCTAACTTTAGAAATACCATAACGTAAGACCACCATATCACCCCCATTTAATTTATTACATTATGATAATATTATATGTAAACTCATATTATTAATACGTATTGAAAATACTGTAATCACATACCCTAGAATCATAAGTTCTCATTAAAATCACCTATTACAAGAAAATAAGTCCTTCTGAACATCAGTTTTATCCAATTTCTCAATCTCTTCTTCAGCCTTTTTAATCCAATTCAGTATCCTTTTTTAACTTCTTTAATGCCTAGAAAAGTTTTTGAAAATCATCATCACTAATTACCTGGACCACATCACCCTCTCTGAAAGGTGCCTTCTCATTCAAAACTAAGATATATTTTTCAAAATGATAACTACGCTGCCTCAACTTCTTATCAAAATATTTATACTCTTCACAGCAGGCCTTAACACAAATTTCATAAGTTTTCATTCCATCCCCTCATTAATACCTGCTAATGCTGCCATCTGAGAGCGATGTGTAAGGCCAGATTCTTTCATTTCACAATACTCTATTTCACGACTTATCACCATGAAAACATAAGATGATGAAATAATAGAACTTGAGATAGAGAGCATTTGAAAAATAATATTTAATAAAAATTATTATAAAAAACTCTAAAATTAGTAATTATAGTGGAGAATCATTAACATCAGAATAAAGACGCCAATAAGAAACCTTTTTTTTTGATTTTGGTGCTAAAGAACTAGATAATCGACTGTCACTCAATTTTTGCAGAACGGTACCGTCTAAACGGTTTGGATTTTCTTTAAAATCAGTAGTTATTATGTATTCAAGTTTAGATTGAATATAAGGCATTCGTTTCAAATCATCACCCAATAATAACTGAAGTTCAAATATGAGAAATTTAGTTTTCTCTTTTGTGAAAATGACTCTACTCAAACTAGAGTAATTAATTCCAAAGTAAAATTTTCTTTTTATATATTCTAAAACAGTTAATAGTGCTGAAGGAGAAACTTTTATTATGTTTAATATCATTTTCTTTTCTTGGGTATCAAAAGACATCCTCAGATTCTTTTCTAAATTTTCTACAATCCCCATATCAATCAAATTTTTCACATATTCTGAAGACATAATATGGGCAGAAAAATCTTGTGAAAATATACCTAGTTTAGGATTAAGTAATTTCTTTAATATTTTTAATAAAACATTCAAGTCTTTTTTTAAATAATTTATATTCGGTGATGGGCCCCTACCCACTCTTGGGGATGGTTTTGTTTCTAAAATCCCTTCAAGCCTCAAATTTCTAAGAGTTGTTGATACCATAGGATCTGTAATCTTTTTTGATTTCATAATATAAAGATTCCTAAGTTCTACTAAATTAACAATTTCCATAGGCCAATCATCAAGGTTAATTTGATTTAATTCTTTAGGATTTAATCCTTCTAACTCGTCCAAACGATAATCAACCTCAGTAATATCCCCCTCTTTCCCAGCGGCAAATGTATATTCTAAATCATCAAAATTAATAGAATAATTCTTATCTTCAAGAAATGTTTCATAATACATTTCCCTATCAAAATCATCAAAATCATCAAAGCCATCAGGTAAATTTCTATCAGGATCGTATTCCTCAATTAATTCTTCTTCATAAATGTCTATTGCAGTATCTATAATATATTGGGCTATAAGATTTAAATTAACAATTATATCTTGTTGTAAGCGGTTATCTTGTTCTAACAACAAGTAAATAACCCAAATTTCCCTTAAATCTTTTTTTGAGATTTTCATTTAATCCCCCATAATAATCATCATAAATAGTTATGAATTAATTAATAAATCATAAATATTTATGGTATGCCAAAAAAATTCTAATAATTTATAAAAAAGGCAAATAATAGCAAATATTTCTTATTTTAAGATAAAAGTAAAAAAAAAAGCTTTATATAATTATTTGACCAATAATAAATCTATAAACATGAAACAAAAACTTAAATCATGTTTTATTATGAGAAATGACTAAATAAAACAATTTGATATTTGAAAAAATATTAGGAGAAGATAAAAATGATAATGAAAAGAATTCCAAATAAAATCAAAATAGGACAATCTAAACTTTATATGGCCTTAGGTGTAATTTATATTGCTATTGGCATTCAAGAAATTAATAAAGAAGTTTATATGGGAATAATCCTAATTTTCTTAGGTATAGCATATATTATGGAAAGCTTTAATCAGATAGATTAATTTCTATTTAATCCATCCTCTTTAAATTAGAATTAAATTATTTCCCAATTCTTTCATTCAAAGCATCCATGATATCCGGATTATCTCTAAGGGCCTCAAAAATAGGCATAGTTTTTAGCATTTGTTCTTCATATAAGTCTGAACATTTTGTAAATTCTTCAATGAGTTTAACATCATCTGATTTTACATCAATAACCTTAGCATTATCAATAGATAAGTAAGGTAGTGCTTTTAGATATATTTTTTTAAGCTTTTCAGGTTTTACAAACCAGTAAGCTCTATCCCCATTAGATATTTTATGTCCTGCCATGAAATTCGCTTCATCTTTATGACTAATTCATTTATTATAGTAGAAATAAAATAATTCAGGAGGATTTTAATGAAAACATTAGTAGTTTATTATTCAAGAACTGGAAATACAGGTGAAATAGCTGAAGAAATTGCAGGTGCTTTAGGATGCAATATTGAAGAAATTATGGGCACAGAGGACCGCTCAGGCCCTCTGGGATATATGCGTTCAGTATATCATGCCATTATGAAAAAACCGACGGTTTTAAATGAAATAAAAAATGATCCTTCAGATTTTGATCTGGTAGTTATAGGAACACCGGTCTGGAACATGAAGATGTCCACACCTATCCGAACATATATCACCCAGAACCAGGCGAAATTTAATAATGTGGCCTTTTTTGGCACAGCATCGGGTAATGCTTTTGATGGAACTTTTCGGGGAATGAAAGAACTCATTGGAGTAACTCCCACAAGTACTATGGGTGTGAGAGCCAAAGAAATTAAAAATAATAGTTATTCGTCTAAATTAAATGAATTCATCAAGGAAATCCAATAATAATGCTTTATGTAAAGAAAGGAGGGAAAGGCACTATGAACCATGAAACTGACTTTCAATTGGAATCATTATATGATTCTTCATTTGATGTTTTAGGCATAAGAATTAATGAGGAATATGAATACAAAACATCGGTAGAACTCTCTAATGACGTTATACTTGATTTTGATAAAAATAATGTTCCAGTGGCCCTGGAAATATTAAATGCGTCCCGTTTTCTTAAAATTTCTAAGTCCCACCTGGGCCATATAAACATGATAAGAATGAAGGTTCATGTTGATGAAAAATCCATATGCCTCAAGGTCTCTATAGGTGTGAATATACATAAACAAGACCAGATTCAATCTATTGATACCTTTACTTCTAATGATACCGGTATTCCAAGTATTGAGAGAGAAATGGTTACCGTATAATATTTTTATTTTTCTAAGATTAATTTCGTCTCATGAATCCGTAAGGCTTACTCAAAAAAAGAATATTCAGCACAATACTTTCTCAATATAAATGCACATTTTTTTATTTTATCATAATCCATATTTCCGTGTTGTTTTAATATAAAACCCTGCAATGTATCATAATAAGTGAAACTATAGTTCTGAGGATTCATTTTTATATCCACATTTTTATTTATAAAGGTCACCACGGGCCTCACACGAACACCAGTTATACCCTGGGCAGATATATATTTTGATAGCCCTGTTGCATTATACCTGCACTGTCTGCCCGGGTTGGTGTGTAATGGTCTTAAATGTCCTTTTTTTATAATTTGTAGGTCATCCCCATTGAGCTGGAATCTACCCAGATAATTCTTGGTCTCTATTGCAAAAACGCCGGTTGGCCCCACAACTATATGGTCAAGATTGCCTTTGGTATGGGGTAGGGTTACATCATTAAAAACAAAGAATCCTCTGGGGAGGGTGTTTAGATATCTGGCTACTTTTCTTTCACCCCTTGCACCTTTCTTCCAGATTTTTCTCTTTTCAGAGGCTTTTCTGAATAATAATATACCCGCAGCAAATATTCCCGCGGCAATATATACTCTGGTGATAAATATTGCTAATAGTCCAATTAAACCAATTGTGACTCCGACTAACATGGCTACGCCAAAATATGATGCCCGGCGCTCAGCATAGTATCGGCGATTTTTTATAAGCTTCCTTTTAGATTTATAGGATCTCTTTGCACGGGGGGCTCCTTTAAGGTTCCCACCACATTTTGAACATCTTTTGATATTAAACACATGCCGGACCTGGTACTGAGCCCCGCATTGTTCACAAGCTACATCTTTCATTTTACTTAAAATCCCCAATAATATTTTTAAAAATTAATATTTCCTATTACTTTGAATATCGACTCAAAGCAGGTTATTTGGTTTCAATTTTGATATAATGTATTTAATCTTCCCATATCCATTATAAGTCGACCATTCAAGTATAATAGGATTTGGATAGAGCGTATGAAAAGTAAAAATAATCTAAATCATTATTATAAAAAAAATATAAATGCATATTTGATTAAAAACGTTAACATCCTGAAAGCATCACACCATGGAAGAGAAACCGGGTTTATGAACCTGCCGTAGGCAAACCCCATCTACATCATCATTTCTTAACTAAATTCCAATTAACTGCCCCAAAATTGCACCGAACGGCCTCTGCAGTTATTCCGTTTTTA of Methanobacteriales archaeon HGW-Methanobacteriales-1 contains these proteins:
- a CDS encoding DUF3892 domain-containing protein; translated protein: MVVLRYGISKVRYYQKRSHIDQVKVHKIIDNEVHNPETWSRNDVVLKLEAKYSFITILETSTGWDAGEDVHVIHVNGRKYIRTDRNNKESDNLKDLPEF
- a CDS encoding flavodoxin — its product is MKTLVVYYSRTGNTGEIAEEIAGALGCNIEEIMGTEDRSGPLGYMRSVYHAIMKKPTVLNEIKNDPSDFDLVVIGTPVWNMKMSTPIRTYITQNQAKFNNVAFFGTASGNAFDGTFRGMKELIGVTPTSTMGVRAKEIKNNSYSSKLNEFIKEIQ